A window of Solanum stenotomum isolate F172 chromosome 3, ASM1918654v1, whole genome shotgun sequence contains these coding sequences:
- the LOC125857638 gene encoding thioredoxin-like 1-2, chloroplastic, giving the protein MACLLKTGFSVHSSIGDLQVTDLTPNEFLGKSLDVSNQKIGFSHLNVKSPRPISINAQSSSCVSKALRWWDKTLKPNMVEIHSAKELADSLLNAGDRLVIIDFYSPGCGGCRTLHPKICQLADSNPDAIFLKVNYEELKSMCHALRIHVLPFFRFYRGAEGKLCSFSCTNATIKKFKDALGRYGTERCSLGPAKGLDESELLALASIGQLSRNDDYDYPVKEEFVLSGLDLTDNRNLGLKESAELLMA; this is encoded by the exons ATGGCTTGTTTATTGAAAACTGGTTTTTCTGTTCACTCTTCAATTGGGGATCTGCAAGTTACAGATTTGACACCCAATGAATTTCTGGGCAAATCTTTGGATGTATCAAATCAGAAGATTGGTTTTAGCCATTTGAATGTTAAATCTCCAAGACCCATCTCAATCAAT GCACAATCATCAAGTTGTGTTAGCAAAGCTTTAAGATGGTGGGACAAGACCCTTAAACCCAACATGGTAGAAATCCATTCAGCTAAAGAATTAGCTGATTCATTGTTAAATGCTGGTGACAGATTAGTTATAATTGACTTTTATTCCCCTGGTTGTGGAGGTTGCAGGACTTTACACCCTAAG ATATGTCAACTGGCTGATTCAAACCCAGATgccatttttctcaaagttaactATGAAGAACTCAAATCCATGTGTCATGCTCTTAGGATACATGTTTTACCTTTCTTCAGATTTTACAGAGGTGCAGAAGGCAAACTCTGTAGCTTTAGCTGTACTAATGCAACT ATCAAGAAATTCAAAGATGCATTAGGAAGGTATGGGACTGAAAGGTGTAGTCTTGGTCCAGCAAAAGGGCTTGATGAATCTGAGTTGTTAGCTTTAGCTTCAATAGGTCAATTATCAAGAAATGATGATTATGATTATCCAGTGAAGGAAGAATTTGTGTTATCAGGGTTGGATTTAACTGATAATAGGAATTTGGGGCTAAAAGAAAGTGCTGAATTGTTGATGGCTTAA
- the LOC125857644 gene encoding 2-hydroxy-palmitic acid dioxygenase mpo1, translated as MEIFDLEKQFAFYGAYHSNPVNILIHMVFVWPILFTALILFDFTPSLFNLPPIQLCEHSSLVLNYGFLFTLGYALFYVCLDKKAGSLAALLCLICWVSSGMVARQLGFSLAWKVVLAAQLFCWTGQFIGHGVFEKRAPALLDNLAQAFLMAPFFVLLEALQSLFGYEPYPGFHSKVKATIDAEIKEWQEKKQKKIS; from the exons ATGGAAATATTTGACTTAGAGAAACAATTTGCATTCTATGGCGCTTACCATAGCAACCCAGTGAATATATTGATTCACATGGTGTTTGTGTGGCCTATCTTATTCACTGCTCTTATTCTTTTCGATTTTACGCCCTCACTTTTCAATTTACCTCCGATTCAGCTTTGTGAGCACAGTTCTTTGGTCCTTAATTATGGGTTTTTGTTTACTTTGGGGTATGCACTGTTCTACGTGTGTTTGGACAAGAAAGCTGGCTCTTTGGCTGCTTTGCTATGTTTGATTTGTTGGGTTTCCAGTGGTATGGTTGCTCGTCAATTGGGGTTCTCTCTCGCCTGGAAG GTTGTTCTAGCGGCTCAATTGTTCTGCTGGACTGGACAGTTTATAGGTCATGGAGTGTTTGAG AAGCGAGCACCTGCCCTTCTGGACAATCTTGCACAAGCTTTCCTTATGGCACCATTCTTTGTTCTCCTTGAG GCCCTCCAATCTCTTTTTGGCTATGAACCATACCCTGGGTTTCATTCAAAAGTGAAAGCAACAATTGATGCTGAAATCAAAGAATGGCAGGAGAAGAAACAGAAAAAGATATCTTAA
- the LOC125857630 gene encoding NAC domain-containing protein 100-like: protein MMENFSGTVKMDDQQQQQMELPPGFRFHPTDEELITHYLSKKVVDMNFSAIAIGDVDMNKIEPWELPWKAKIGEKEWYFFCVRDKKYPTGLRTNRATAAGYWKATGKDKEIFRGRSLVGMKKTLVFYKGRAPRGEKTNWVTHEYRLEGRLSLNNLPKTVKNDWVICRVFQKTTGGKKIHISGLVRGNSDENEMVNSILPPLTDSSPSHVHCFSNYVTTQKNQENNMINSFNNSPNFPLLSNSIDIFQRNSLPNSFTWNQNVPLQHNFPQPGSFPIQDPATLRNLLENYGQNIQHQSFKKETDMISVSQETGISTDMNTEITSAQQDLDCFWTY from the exons ATGATGGAGAATTTTTCTGGAACTGTTAAAATGGATGATCAACAGCAGCAGCAGATGGAACTTCCTCCGGGATTTCGCTTTCATCCTACTGATGAAGAGCTAATTACTCATTATTTGTCTAAGAAAGTTGTTGATATGAATTTCTCTGCTATTGCTATTGGAGATGTTGACATGAACAAAATTGAACCTTGGGAGCTTCCAT GGAAGGCAAAAATTGGGGAAAAAGAATGGTACTTTTTTTGTGTGAGAGACAAGAAGTATCCAACTGGTTTGAGGACAAACAGGGCAACTGCTGCAGGTTATTGGAAAGCTACAGGAAAAGACAAGGAGATTTTTAGAGGAAGATCTCTTGTTGGGATGAAGAAAACTTTGGTTTTTTACAAAGGGAGAGCTCCAAGAGGTGAAAAAACAAATTGGGTAACTCATGAATACAGATTAGAAGGAAGATTATCACTTAATAATCTTCCTAAAACAGTAAAG AATGATTGGGTGATTTGCAGAGTATTTCAAAAGACAACTGGTGGTAAGAAAATTCACATTTCAGGGCTTGTGAGAGGGAATTCTGATGAAAATGAAATGGTCAATTCCATTTTGCCACCATTGACAGATTCATCGCCAAGTCACGTGCACTGCTTCTCCAATTATGTTACTACtcaaaagaatcaagaaaacaacATGATCAATTCCTTCAACAATTCTCCTAATTTCCCTCTTCTCTCGAATTCCATTGACATTTTTCAAAGAAACTCTCTTCCAAATTCGTTCACCTGGAACCAAAATGTCCCTCTTCAACACAATTTTCCACAGCCAGGTTCATTTCCTATACAAGATCCTGCAACTCTGAGGAATTTGCTTGAAAATTACGGACAGAACATTCAACATCAGAGTTTCAAAAAGGAGACAGATATGATCAGTGTATCCCAAGAAACAGGTATAAGCACTGATATGAACACTGAAATTACATCAGCTCAGCAGGATCTTGATTGCTTCTGGACTTACTGA